Part of the Streptomyces sp. WMMC500 genome is shown below.
CGCAGCCCGACGCGGCCGAGAGCTGCGGTTTCACCGGGGCCGACAGCCGCACGTACCGCTGCAGGCTGCGCGCGGACCTCACCTTCTCCAACGGCAACCCGCTCGACGCCGCGGCCGTCAAGCACTCCTTCGACCGGGTGCTCGCCATCAACGCGGAGACCGGCCCCGCGGGACTGCTGGAGAGTCTGGAGAGGGTCGAGACCGAAGGCGACCGGACCGTCACCTTCCACCTCAAGCGACCCGACGCCACCTTCCCGTTCATCCTCGCCGCGCCGGCCACCTCGCTCGTCGACCCCGAGACGTACCCGGCGGACGAGCTGGCCGAGGACGGCGTCCTCGTCGGCTCCGGGCCGTACACGCTCGCGTCGTACGAGAAGGGGGCGCGGGCCGAGCTGGAGCGCAACGACGGCTATCGCGGCGACGCGGAGATGCGCAACGACTCGGTCGGCATCCGCTACTTCGGCGACTCCGACGCGATGACCGACGCGCTCAAGAGGGGCGACATCGACGTCACCTACCGCGGGCTGCCGCCGGACCGGGTGCCGGAGCTGGAGAAGACGGCGGACGAGAAGGGCGCCATCGCACTCAGCCGGGTGGTCCTGCCGGAGATCCACTACCTGGTCTTCAACCCCGAGCACGAGTACGCCGACAGCCTCGCCGTGCGGCAGGCCGTCGCCCAGGTGATCGACCGGGACGCGCTCGTACGCAAGGTCTACGGCCGCACCGCGGAGCCGCTGTACTCGATGATCCCGCGCGGCATCACCGGCCACACCACCCCGTTCTTCGACCGCTACGGCGAGCCGGACCCCGAGGCCGCGGCGGTGACGCTGCAGGCGGCGGGGATCACCGGGCCCGTGCCGCTGACGCTCTGGTACACCACCGACCGGTACGGCTCGGTGACGGCGCGGGAGTTCGCGGAGCTGGAGCGGCAACTGGAGGCCAGCGGGCTGTTCGAGGTCACGGTCAAGGGCCGCAAGTGGGAGCAGTTCGCCGCCGCGTACAACAAGGGCGAGTACCCGGTCTTCGGCCGTGGCTGGTCCCCCGACTTCCCCGACCCGGACAACTACATCGCCCCCTTCACGGGCGAGCGCAACGCCCTCGGCACGCCGTACGAGAACACCGAGATCACCGACGAGCTGCTGCCCACCTCGCGCCGGGAGGCGGACCGGGCCGGGGTGAACGAGCAGTTCGCGCGGGCGCAGGACATCCTCGCCGAGGACGCGCGGCTGCTGCCGCTGTGGCAGGCCCGGCAGTACATCGCCGCGGACGACGACGTCGCCGGGGTGGAGTGGAGCCTGGACGCCTCGACGATCATGCGGATGTGGGAGCTGTACAAGAAGACCAGTTGGTAGGGGCGTTGTCGGTGCCCGCCGGTACTGTCGGCTGCGCAACGACCCGCTGAACCGATCTTCTGCACCGACCGGAGGTCCCTCACCCGTGTCCCCGATGCTGCCCCCGTCCTGGCAGGACGCCCTGGGCAAGGAGCTGGAAAAGCCCTACTTCACGCGTCTGGAGTCGTTCGTCGAACAGGAGCGCGCCGACGGGCCCGTCTACCCGCCGGACGAGGAGGTCTTCGCCGCCCTCGACGCCACGCCGTACGACCGGGTGAAGGTGCTCGTCCTCGGCCAGGACCCGTACCACGGGGCGGGGCAGGGACACGGGCTGTGCTTCTCGGTGCGGCCGGGGGTGCGCGTCCCGCCGTCCCTGCGGAACATCTTCAAGGAGCTGCGCGACGACCTCGGCCACCCGGTGCCGGACAACGGGTATCTGATGCCGTGGGCCGAGCAGGGCGTGCTCCTGCTGAACGCGGTGCTGACGGTGCGGGAGGGCGAGGCGAACTCGCACAAGGGCCGGGGCTGGGAGGAGTTCACCGACGCGGTCATCCGCGCCGTGGCCCAGCGGTCGGACCCGGCGGTGTTCGTGCTCTGGGGGGCGTACGCGCGCAAGAAGCTGCCGCTCATCGACACCGACCGGCACGTGGTGGTCCAGGGGGCGCACCCCTCGCCGCTGTCGGCGAAGAAGTTCTTCGGCTCGCGGCCGTTCTCGCAGATCGACGCGGCGGTGGCGGCGCAGGGGCACACGCCGGTCGACTGGCGGATCCCGGACCTGGCCGCGGGTGACGGCTGAGGCAGGTCCCGGGGACCCGCCCCGCCGGTACGGTCCGGGCGCTGCCGGGGCGTAGCGCCTACCGCTCGAAGTACTCCGCGCACGCCGCCGCCTGACGGCTGCCGGGAGCCCAGCGGCCGTAGTCCCCGGCGACGGCGCACACGTCGACGGCCCCGCCGGTGGCGACGGCCGGAGCGGACGGCGGGGCGGGCTGTGCCGTACGGGCCGGGCGTGCCGGCGCCGGGCGGAGGGCCGGCGGCTCCGGCGCCGGAGGCGGTCCGTCCGATGCGGGTGCGTCCGGCCGCGCCCGGCCCGAGGAGGGTGCCGGTTCCGGTGTCGTGCGCCGCGGCGGCGGCACCGGGCCGATGGTCGCCAGCTCCTCCCGCCCCGGCAGCGGGGACGCGGCCGGTCCGGGTTCGGCCGGAGCCGGCCACCCGGCGCCCGGGCCGTGGGGGGTGCCGGCGCCGCCGCCGGGGTCGGGGGAGACGGCGACGCAGCCGGCGACGGCGGCGAGCGTCGTGAGGCCGGTCAGCAGGGCGCCGGCCGCGGGAGTGGAGTGCACCCCGCAACCCTGCTGTGCCCGGCGCCGCCCCGGTACTCCCCGCAGGAGTGACGCAAGCCCCGCGAGGTTGCCGTGCGCGCCGGCCTCAGCCGCCGAGCATGCCGCGCAGCAGGTCCTCGTACCCCGCGCGCAGCCGTGCCCTGCTCGGCGTGCGCGACCCTCTGACCCGGCCCGCGGTGTGCAGGAACATCATGCCGTCCGTCCAGGCGATCAGATCCTGCGCGTGCCGTTCGGGG
Proteins encoded:
- a CDS encoding ABC transporter substrate-binding protein; translation: MFFRSGPRRVAAVLIPVSMLAGCGTLAASDDDERHIDVGTTSAPSTLDPAAAWDGSWELYRNVYQTLMHYAGTSTVPQPDAAESCGFTGADSRTYRCRLRADLTFSNGNPLDAAAVKHSFDRVLAINAETGPAGLLESLERVETEGDRTVTFHLKRPDATFPFILAAPATSLVDPETYPADELAEDGVLVGSGPYTLASYEKGARAELERNDGYRGDAEMRNDSVGIRYFGDSDAMTDALKRGDIDVTYRGLPPDRVPELEKTADEKGAIALSRVVLPEIHYLVFNPEHEYADSLAVRQAVAQVIDRDALVRKVYGRTAEPLYSMIPRGITGHTTPFFDRYGEPDPEAAAVTLQAAGITGPVPLTLWYTTDRYGSVTAREFAELERQLEASGLFEVTVKGRKWEQFAAAYNKGEYPVFGRGWSPDFPDPDNYIAPFTGERNALGTPYENTEITDELLPTSRREADRAGVNEQFARAQDILAEDARLLPLWQARQYIAADDDVAGVEWSLDASTIMRMWELYKKTSW
- the ung gene encoding uracil-DNA glycosylase, whose product is MLPPSWQDALGKELEKPYFTRLESFVEQERADGPVYPPDEEVFAALDATPYDRVKVLVLGQDPYHGAGQGHGLCFSVRPGVRVPPSLRNIFKELRDDLGHPVPDNGYLMPWAEQGVLLLNAVLTVREGEANSHKGRGWEEFTDAVIRAVAQRSDPAVFVLWGAYARKKLPLIDTDRHVVVQGAHPSPLSAKKFFGSRPFSQIDAAVAAQGHTPVDWRIPDLAAGDG